A window from Luteolibacter flavescens encodes these proteins:
- a CDS encoding HAD-IA family hydrolase produces MNRNFRKLVGIRFPQWSSYGPRTMEGVVESMRQHETWRIATENDSYGEMEAVKIDEHWHGDGLVLFRATERELASYRERGTAVVLTSTEGPDLGYPRVVPDNHEIGRLAAHHLIECQLPHFAFLARGETFYREEQYAPGLRVYARQRLKGFRAGLQEYRHEPVVHYLRGRPLWESHGWREVQTEVMAFLESLPEPCGLFVADDSLAAVVLRAADMLGRQVPEQLAVIGYGDDAAYCFATFPALSSIEHPAREIGRQAAELLRRQMAGEAVEPGSLIVPVSRVITRESSDMLAITDPDIRELVRYIRLRAPHEAVRVAELTDLTPLSMTTIKERFAAALGHGPKEEIQRVRARHLKHLLGDLSLTLAEIARRMQFGSAHELSRFFLAETGQRPSDFRASLSASAAHVAERAVVFDMDGTLFDTEPVYCEAYRTAFARQGGELTKDEYFRELVGRSNEDIEEYLAAKAPRGFDLAGFRSGWREDWRVLVNEEPPVPMPGVAALLEEILEAGVPLALASSSDREDIDLCLQASGLDRYFPIRASGDEVAAGKPAPDLYLLACRRLGIGPTRCLAIEDSRHGVAAALSAGLAVAQVLPNGGTAREGVRGVASLTELLGGEWQTMVPRDKS; encoded by the coding sequence ATGAATCGTAACTTCCGCAAGCTCGTGGGGATCCGCTTTCCGCAATGGTCCTCCTATGGTCCGCGCACGATGGAGGGCGTGGTGGAGTCGATGCGGCAGCACGAGACGTGGCGGATCGCGACGGAAAACGACTCCTACGGCGAGATGGAGGCGGTGAAGATCGACGAGCACTGGCATGGCGACGGGCTGGTGCTCTTCCGCGCCACGGAGCGCGAGCTGGCCAGCTACCGCGAGCGCGGCACGGCGGTGGTGCTGACCAGCACGGAGGGCCCGGACCTGGGCTACCCGCGCGTGGTGCCGGACAATCACGAGATCGGCCGGCTCGCAGCGCACCACCTCATCGAGTGCCAGCTCCCGCACTTCGCCTTCCTCGCGCGCGGCGAGACCTTCTACCGCGAGGAGCAATACGCTCCCGGCCTGCGGGTCTATGCGCGGCAGCGGCTGAAGGGCTTCCGCGCGGGCCTGCAGGAATACCGGCACGAGCCGGTGGTGCACTATCTGCGCGGCAGGCCGCTGTGGGAGTCCCACGGCTGGCGCGAGGTGCAGACGGAGGTGATGGCCTTTCTGGAAAGCCTGCCGGAGCCCTGCGGGCTCTTTGTCGCGGACGATTCACTGGCCGCGGTGGTGCTGCGTGCGGCGGACATGCTGGGCCGCCAGGTGCCGGAGCAGCTTGCGGTGATCGGCTATGGCGATGATGCGGCGTATTGCTTCGCCACCTTCCCCGCGCTGAGCAGCATCGAGCACCCGGCGCGCGAGATCGGCCGGCAGGCGGCGGAACTGCTGCGGCGGCAGATGGCGGGCGAGGCGGTGGAGCCCGGCTCGCTCATCGTCCCGGTCAGCCGGGTAATCACGCGCGAGTCCAGCGACATGCTGGCCATCACCGACCCGGACATCCGCGAGCTGGTGCGCTACATCCGCCTGCGGGCCCCGCACGAGGCCGTGCGCGTGGCCGAGCTGACGGACCTGACCCCGCTTTCCATGACCACGATCAAGGAGCGCTTCGCCGCGGCCCTGGGCCACGGGCCGAAGGAGGAGATCCAGCGCGTGCGGGCACGGCACCTGAAGCACCTGCTGGGAGACCTGTCGCTCACCCTGGCGGAAATCGCGCGCCGCATGCAATTCGGCTCCGCGCACGAGCTGAGCCGCTTCTTCCTCGCGGAGACCGGCCAGCGCCCGAGCGACTTCCGCGCCAGCCTGAGCGCCTCTGCCGCCCATGTGGCAGAGCGGGCGGTGGTCTTCGACATGGATGGCACGCTCTTCGATACGGAGCCGGTTTACTGCGAGGCCTACCGCACGGCCTTTGCCCGGCAGGGTGGCGAGCTGACGAAGGACGAGTATTTCCGCGAGTTGGTCGGCCGGTCGAATGAAGACATCGAGGAATACCTCGCGGCGAAGGCCCCGCGGGGATTCGACCTCGCGGGCTTCCGCAGCGGCTGGCGTGAGGACTGGCGGGTGCTGGTGAATGAGGAGCCGCCGGTGCCGATGCCCGGCGTGGCGGCGCTGCTGGAGGAAATCCTGGAAGCCGGGGTGCCGCTGGCGCTGGCCAGCTCCAGCGACCGCGAGGACATCGATCTCTGCCTCCAGGCGTCCGGGCTCGACCGCTACTTTCCGATCCGGGCGTCCGGGGACGAGGTGGCGGCAGGGAAGCCCGCGCCGGATCTCTACCTGCTGGCCTGCCGACGGCTGGGCATCGGCCCCACGCGTTGTCTGGCCATCGAGGACAGCCGTCACGGGGTGGCCGCCGCGCTCTCCGCCGGGCTGGCGGTGGCGCAGGTGCTGCCAAACGGGGGCACCGCCCGCGAGGGCGTGCGGGGAGTCGCCAGCCTGACCGAACTCCTCGGCGGCGAGTGGCAGACAATGGTGCCGAGAGATAAGTCGTAA
- a CDS encoding NAD(P)/FAD-dependent oxidoreductase — MSAADRGASRVLIIGGGFAGLECAMKLAGDSRFAVTLVDRTNHHLFQPLLYQVATASLAAPDIARSIRQILADAPNVTVLMDEIKTLDPVAKTADGASGTHYEYDYLLLAAGARTSFFGKSEWAQHTLGLKSLADAQGVRRSVLANLEMAELTTDEEYRKRLMTVAIVGGGPTGVELAGAFADLIHRTLKSNFRRIDTSKLRVVLIEGSTRVLEVFDEDQSEYTRRRLTKLGVEVWTSMRVDDVQHGCLHFADGTKLESEAIIWAAGVEANPLTAMLGVPMADRAGRVTPNLDLSLPGLPHVFVAGDLVRMKDGDDKPVPGLAPAASQMGRHVANLLKGQAEGRPRDHFYYYDKGFMAIIGKNHAVVKAGKMKMKGFIAWCAWLFIHIAFLIGFRNRLSVLLGWAFAYLRDNPQARIIVHPPGITPKG, encoded by the coding sequence ATGTCAGCCGCAGACCGGGGAGCTAGCCGGGTATTGATCATTGGTGGAGGCTTCGCAGGCCTGGAGTGTGCAATGAAGCTGGCGGGAGACTCCCGCTTCGCCGTGACGCTGGTGGATCGGACGAACCATCACCTTTTCCAACCGCTTCTGTATCAAGTGGCGACCGCCTCGCTGGCCGCGCCGGATATCGCCCGCTCGATCCGCCAGATCCTCGCCGACGCTCCGAATGTCACGGTGCTGATGGACGAGATCAAGACGCTCGACCCGGTGGCAAAGACTGCCGACGGAGCCTCGGGCACGCACTACGAATACGACTACCTGCTGCTCGCGGCAGGAGCGCGGACGTCGTTCTTCGGGAAATCCGAGTGGGCGCAGCACACGCTGGGGCTGAAATCGCTGGCCGATGCGCAGGGCGTCCGCCGCTCGGTCCTCGCCAATCTGGAGATGGCGGAGCTGACCACCGATGAGGAATACCGCAAGCGCCTGATGACCGTGGCGATCGTGGGTGGCGGGCCTACCGGCGTCGAGCTGGCCGGGGCCTTCGCGGACCTGATCCACCGCACCCTGAAGTCGAATTTCCGCCGCATCGATACCTCGAAGCTCCGCGTGGTGCTCATCGAGGGCTCCACCCGCGTGCTCGAGGTCTTCGACGAGGACCAGAGCGAATACACCCGCCGCCGGCTGACGAAGCTGGGCGTGGAGGTGTGGACCAGCATGCGCGTGGACGACGTGCAGCATGGCTGCCTGCACTTCGCGGACGGCACGAAGCTGGAGTCCGAGGCGATCATCTGGGCTGCGGGCGTGGAGGCAAATCCGCTGACCGCGATGCTGGGCGTGCCGATGGCCGACCGCGCCGGGCGCGTGACGCCGAATCTGGATCTCTCCCTCCCGGGCCTGCCGCACGTCTTCGTGGCGGGCGATCTGGTCCGGATGAAGGACGGGGACGACAAGCCGGTGCCCGGGCTCGCCCCCGCCGCCAGCCAGATGGGCCGCCACGTGGCGAACCTGCTGAAGGGTCAGGCCGAGGGACGCCCGCGGGACCATTTCTACTACTACGACAAGGGCTTCATGGCCATCATCGGCAAGAACCACGCCGTGGTGAAGGCCGGGAAGATGAAGATGAAGGGCTTCATCGCGTGGTGCGCGTGGCTTTTCATCCACATCGCCTTCCTCATCGGCTTCCGCAACCGCCTGTCGGTGCTGCTGGGATGGGCCTTCGCCTACCTGCGGGACAATCCGCAGGCGCGCATCATCGTCCACCCGCCGGGGATCACCCCGAAGGGCTGA
- the ptsP gene encoding phosphoenolpyruvate--protein phosphotransferase has product MATETPMADKLETVLQGIPVSPGIGIGPVHVVARGFSAPEVYEITEGEIPAEKERFRVALEETKVQLDELQERIKAISGEEESRIFEAHLMVLEDRAMLDRVAEAIASRRQNAEFAFYAVMQHFLEAMRRVPDPYLRERTADLEDVCQRVLRNFREEEMPRHTEPDGQHLLVAYDLTPSDTAAINRRHVLGFATELGSVNSHTAILARSLGLPAIVGVEDAVLDVRTLTPAILDGYSGRLILHPSPETLQRYRELQDRKEKVRQDLEAQRDEDTTTTDGRKITLSSNIEFIDEVAFVQKSGAKGVGLYRTEFLLLDGEEMPGELEQSEAYARLAKALAPHPVIIRTLDAGGDKLPVEPLTEPEPNPFLGWRGIRVSLDRPGMFKEQLRAILRASAHGKLAVMFPLVSGLGEVRRAKDHLKECMDELAAQGVPFDEKLETGVMIEVPSAAVIADLIAPEVDFFSIGTNDLIQYTVAVDRVNHHVADLYRPTHPAVVRLIKRTVDAAVDAGIWTGVCGEMAGDIRLTPLLMGLGVEELSVGPHQVPRVRRAIRALSHAECQEMANQALKTSLSPEIMSATVELARKYYPELLD; this is encoded by the coding sequence ATGGCCACAGAAACGCCGATGGCTGACAAACTGGAAACCGTGCTTCAAGGCATCCCCGTATCCCCGGGGATCGGCATCGGCCCCGTACACGTCGTGGCCCGTGGCTTCTCCGCCCCGGAGGTCTACGAGATCACCGAGGGAGAGATCCCGGCGGAAAAGGAACGCTTCCGCGTCGCCCTGGAGGAGACGAAAGTCCAGCTCGACGAGCTCCAGGAGCGCATCAAGGCCATCTCCGGCGAGGAAGAGAGCCGCATCTTCGAGGCCCACCTGATGGTGCTGGAGGACCGCGCGATGCTGGACCGCGTGGCGGAGGCCATCGCTTCCCGCCGCCAGAATGCCGAGTTCGCCTTCTACGCGGTGATGCAGCATTTCCTGGAGGCCATGCGCCGCGTGCCGGATCCCTACCTGCGCGAGCGCACCGCGGACCTGGAGGATGTCTGCCAGCGCGTGCTGCGGAATTTCCGCGAGGAAGAAATGCCGCGCCACACCGAGCCGGACGGACAGCACCTCCTCGTCGCCTACGATCTCACGCCCTCGGACACCGCCGCGATCAACCGCCGCCACGTGCTCGGCTTCGCCACGGAGCTCGGCAGCGTGAATTCCCACACCGCCATCCTCGCCCGCTCGCTCGGCTTGCCGGCCATCGTCGGCGTGGAGGATGCCGTGCTCGATGTCCGCACGCTCACCCCGGCCATCCTCGATGGCTACTCCGGCCGCCTCATTCTCCACCCCTCTCCGGAGACGCTGCAGCGCTACCGCGAGCTGCAGGACCGCAAGGAAAAGGTCCGCCAGGACCTGGAAGCCCAGCGCGACGAGGACACGACCACCACCGACGGGCGGAAGATCACGCTTTCCTCGAATATCGAGTTCATCGACGAGGTCGCCTTCGTCCAGAAGAGCGGGGCAAAGGGCGTGGGGCTGTATCGCACGGAATTCCTGCTGCTCGATGGCGAGGAAATGCCGGGCGAGCTGGAGCAGTCCGAGGCCTACGCCCGTCTCGCGAAGGCGCTGGCACCCCACCCCGTGATCATCCGCACGCTGGATGCGGGCGGTGACAAGCTGCCGGTGGAGCCGCTGACCGAGCCGGAGCCAAATCCCTTCCTCGGCTGGCGCGGCATCCGCGTCTCGCTGGATCGCCCGGGCATGTTCAAGGAACAGCTCCGCGCCATCCTGCGGGCCAGCGCGCACGGCAAGCTGGCCGTCATGTTCCCCCTGGTCTCCGGCCTCGGCGAGGTGCGCCGGGCAAAGGACCACCTGAAGGAGTGCATGGACGAACTGGCCGCCCAAGGCGTTCCCTTTGACGAAAAGCTGGAGACCGGCGTGATGATCGAGGTGCCCAGCGCCGCCGTCATCGCCGACCTCATCGCTCCGGAGGTCGATTTCTTCTCCATCGGCACGAATGACCTCATCCAGTACACCGTGGCGGTGGACCGGGTGAATCACCACGTGGCCGATCTCTACCGGCCGACCCACCCCGCGGTCGTGCGCCTCATCAAGCGGACCGTGGATGCCGCCGTCGATGCGGGCATCTGGACCGGTGTCTGCGGTGAGATGGCCGGCGATATCCGCCTCACGCCGCTGCTCATGGGCCTAGGCGTGGAAGAACTCTCCGTGGGCCCGCATCAGGTCCCGCGCGTCCGCCGCGCCATCCGCGCCCTGAGCCACGCCGAGTGCCAGGAAATGGCAAACCAGGCCCTGAAGACCTCCCTGAGCCCGGAGATCATGAGCGCCACGGTGGAACTCGCCCGGAAGTATTATCCGGAGCTGCTGGATTGA
- a CDS encoding HPr family phosphocarrier protein, protein MPQREFTIQNKLGIHARPAAQFVKTASRFSSEVRVEKDGEEVDGKSIMGLMMLAAGHGSVISVAADGSDADAALDALADLIGRKFEEE, encoded by the coding sequence ATGCCGCAGCGCGAATTCACCATCCAGAACAAACTCGGCATCCACGCCCGTCCCGCAGCCCAATTCGTGAAGACGGCCAGCCGTTTCTCGTCGGAAGTGCGCGTCGAGAAAGATGGCGAGGAAGTCGATGGCAAGAGCATCATGGGCCTCATGATGCTGGCCGCCGGCCACGGATCCGTCATCAGCGTGGCCGCCGATGGCAGCGATGCCGATGCCGCCCTCGATGCTCTGGCCGACCTCATCGGCCGGAAGTTTGAGGAAGAGTAA
- the hprK gene encoding HPr(Ser) kinase/phosphatase, with the protein MTPRVKQTASITIGEFFERHATALSLTLLGEKHGFERPISEPAPNRPGLALAGFFSYFAKKRIQVLGNSEISYLKKLTPQMSSERFRRMCERDIPGIVVSRGASLAEEHMQIAAEHRIPVFGTTLVTMKFLNAATLRLEHEFAPNVTMHGCMVDLRGIGVLIIGKSGAGKSETAIGLIERGGALVADDMVRIKLVGGELNASAPALSRGYLEIRGIGIVNVANLYGLASIRPEKRLDLVVTLIAHADQNEIDRLGLQPKSYEILGQPVPHVEVPVAPGRDTARMVAIAALDQQLRRLGYNMADEFNQRLLRHMAGEV; encoded by the coding sequence ATGACACCCCGCGTCAAGCAAACGGCCTCGATCACCATCGGAGAGTTTTTCGAGCGCCATGCGACGGCGCTGTCCTTGACCCTGCTGGGGGAGAAGCACGGCTTCGAGCGCCCGATCAGCGAGCCCGCGCCCAACCGCCCGGGCCTGGCCCTCGCCGGATTCTTCAGCTACTTCGCGAAGAAGCGCATCCAGGTGCTGGGAAACTCCGAGATCTCCTACCTGAAAAAGCTCACCCCGCAGATGAGCTCGGAGCGCTTCCGCCGCATGTGCGAGCGGGACATCCCCGGCATCGTCGTCTCCCGCGGGGCCTCGCTGGCCGAGGAGCACATGCAGATCGCCGCCGAGCACCGCATCCCGGTCTTTGGCACCACGCTGGTGACCATGAAGTTCCTGAATGCCGCGACGCTGCGGCTGGAGCATGAATTCGCGCCAAACGTCACCATGCACGGCTGCATGGTCGACCTGCGCGGCATCGGCGTGCTCATCATCGGCAAGAGCGGCGCGGGCAAGAGCGAGACCGCCATCGGCCTCATCGAGCGCGGCGGTGCCCTCGTCGCCGATGACATGGTGCGCATCAAGCTCGTCGGCGGTGAGCTGAATGCCTCCGCCCCCGCCCTGTCCCGCGGCTATCTGGAGATCCGCGGCATCGGCATCGTCAACGTCGCGAACCTCTACGGCCTCGCCTCCATCCGCCCGGAAAAGCGCCTCGACCTCGTCGTCACGCTCATCGCCCACGCCGACCAGAACGAAATCGACCGCCTCGGCCTGCAGCCGAAGTCCTACGAGATCCTCGGCCAGCCCGTTCCCCACGTGGAAGTCCCCGTCGCCCCCGGCCGCGACACCGCCCGCATGGTCGCCATCGCCGCGCTCGACCAACAGCTCCGCCGCCTCGGCTACAACATGGCCGATGAATTCAACCAACGCCTCCTCCGCCACATGGCCGGGGAAGTGTGA
- a CDS encoding DUF3817 domain-containing protein, with the protein MSAPDLRDPVGRVRIVGMVEGLSFLVLLACSVIKRVADKPEIVFIPGVIHAVLFFLFLFVLFQAWGSKALTTKQSGLAFLASVLPFGPFFIDRKLAVSETQSADSAD; encoded by the coding sequence ATGAGCGCACCTGATCTCCGCGACCCCGTAGGCCGTGTCCGCATTGTCGGCATGGTGGAAGGACTTTCGTTCCTGGTTCTTCTCGCTTGTTCGGTGATCAAGCGCGTGGCGGACAAGCCGGAGATCGTCTTCATCCCCGGCGTGATCCATGCGGTGCTGTTTTTCCTCTTCCTCTTCGTGCTTTTCCAAGCATGGGGGAGCAAGGCACTCACGACCAAGCAGTCGGGTCTGGCATTCCTCGCCTCGGTTCTTCCCTTCGGCCCCTTCTTCATCGACCGCAAGCTGGCGGTGAGTGAGACACAATCGGCGGATTCGGCGGATTGA
- a CDS encoding FKBP-type peptidyl-prolyl cis-trans isomerase, whose protein sequence is MPAAPADVAAPPADAITSPTGLASKLIEAGTGTENPGPADTVTVHYSGWTTDGKLFDSSVERGKTISFPLNGVIAGWTEGLQLMVTGEKRRFWIPANLAYGENPRRGAPAGMLVFDVELFEIKKAPEPPPVPEDVAAPPADAITTASGLASKVLSPGNGSRHPKATDQVEVHYTGWTTAGELFDSSVLRDEPVVFPLNRVIAGWTEGVQLMVGGEKRRFWIPANLAYGTNPPPGAPAGMLVFDVELLDIL, encoded by the coding sequence ATGCCCGCCGCACCTGCCGACGTAGCCGCCCCGCCCGCCGATGCCATCACGAGCCCCACGGGCTTGGCGTCGAAACTCATCGAAGCTGGCACCGGCACGGAAAATCCGGGCCCGGCCGACACCGTCACGGTCCACTACTCGGGCTGGACGACGGACGGGAAGCTCTTCGACAGCTCCGTGGAGCGCGGCAAGACGATCTCCTTCCCGCTGAATGGCGTCATCGCCGGCTGGACCGAGGGCCTGCAGCTCATGGTCACCGGGGAGAAGCGCCGCTTCTGGATCCCGGCGAACCTCGCGTATGGCGAAAACCCGCGCCGCGGAGCACCTGCGGGCATGCTGGTCTTCGACGTCGAGCTCTTCGAAATCAAGAAGGCCCCCGAGCCGCCGCCGGTGCCGGAAGACGTGGCCGCCCCGCCGGCCGATGCGATCACCACCGCCAGCGGCCTCGCCTCGAAGGTGCTCTCGCCGGGCAATGGCAGCCGCCACCCGAAGGCCACCGACCAGGTGGAAGTCCACTACACCGGCTGGACGACCGCCGGTGAGCTTTTTGACAGCTCCGTGCTCCGCGACGAGCCGGTAGTCTTCCCGCTGAACCGCGTGATCGCGGGCTGGACCGAGGGCGTGCAGCTCATGGTGGGTGGGGAGAAGCGCCGCTTCTGGATCCCGGCGAATCTCGCCTATGGCACGAATCCGCCTCCGGGCGCGCCTGCTGGCATGCTGGTCTTCGACGTGGAACTCCTCGATATCCTCTGA
- a CDS encoding pyrimidine/purine nucleoside phosphorylase, which produces MSSFPTSFDGVSVATKANVYFDGKVISHSLILADGRKKSLGVIFPGEFHFGTAAPEVMEITAGSCEVVLDGTTETLAVSAGSSFDVPGDSGFTIRVTGEHCEYICSFGTP; this is translated from the coding sequence ATGAGCTCGTTTCCCACCTCCTTTGACGGCGTGTCCGTCGCGACGAAGGCCAATGTCTATTTCGACGGCAAGGTCATCTCCCACTCGCTGATCCTCGCGGACGGCCGGAAGAAGTCGCTCGGCGTCATCTTCCCGGGTGAGTTCCACTTCGGCACGGCTGCTCCGGAAGTGATGGAGATCACGGCCGGCTCCTGCGAAGTCGTGCTGGATGGCACCACGGAGACGCTCGCGGTGTCCGCCGGCAGCTCCTTTGACGTGCCCGGCGACAGTGGCTTCACCATCCGCGTGACGGGTGAGCACTGCGAATACATCTGCTCCTTCGGCACGCCTTGA
- a CDS encoding DUF2459 domain-containing protein — translation MSLLRRLLLLPALLLASCTLHLPVPDAAAGHRVETRTMPVAASADTVPIYLLSDNLHTALVFDLKWLEQSGYVKPREIGEHKWVTMSWGERTAYVQERWLTPYQVFRALCTPSPSVMEIIPIDWTVEQVCHHQKVFIADVPRSSGPALAAFLNGCAAKKPDGTPDTVGPSSWGDGRLIRCPENYSYYFPRICNVWTAQSLQACGYSIRTGSALSASGLVRQATSEKNGFVKIWDPEEKKAAAAAR, via the coding sequence ATGTCGCTGCTCCGCCGCCTCCTGCTGCTGCCCGCGCTCCTGCTGGCGTCCTGCACCCTGCATCTGCCGGTGCCGGATGCCGCTGCGGGGCATCGGGTGGAGACGCGCACGATGCCCGTGGCGGCGTCGGCGGATACGGTGCCGATCTACCTGCTCTCGGACAATCTGCACACCGCGCTCGTCTTCGACCTGAAGTGGCTGGAGCAGAGCGGCTACGTGAAGCCACGCGAGATCGGCGAGCACAAGTGGGTCACCATGAGCTGGGGCGAGCGCACCGCGTATGTGCAGGAGCGTTGGCTCACCCCGTATCAGGTCTTCCGCGCGCTCTGCACGCCCTCGCCGTCGGTGATGGAGATCATCCCCATCGACTGGACGGTGGAGCAGGTCTGCCATCACCAGAAAGTCTTCATCGCGGACGTGCCGCGCTCGTCGGGGCCTGCGCTCGCGGCATTCCTGAATGGCTGCGCGGCGAAGAAGCCCGATGGCACGCCGGACACCGTGGGCCCCTCGAGCTGGGGCGACGGCCGCCTGATCCGCTGCCCGGAGAACTACTCCTACTACTTCCCTCGTATCTGCAACGTCTGGACCGCCCAGTCACTGCAGGCATGCGGCTACTCGATCCGCACCGGCTCCGCCCTCTCCGCCAGCGGCCTCGTCCGCCAGGCGACCTCGGAGAAGAACGGCTTCGTGAAGATCTGGGACCCGGAGGAGAAGAAGGCGGCTGCTGCGGCGAGGTGA
- a CDS encoding DUF5615 family PIN-like protein, with amino-acid sequence MTFLLDENFPKAAAGLLEEAGHQVLDVRGTADEGIEDPSLFSKAQSHGAVLLTTDRDFFHTVPHLFSSHAGVVVIALRQPNRNAILSRLQWLLERVDESAFENRCFQLRDRTWVTFPPLA; translated from the coding sequence ATGACGTTCCTGCTCGACGAAAACTTCCCGAAGGCCGCTGCGGGCCTTCTTGAAGAGGCTGGCCATCAGGTTCTCGACGTCAGGGGAACCGCTGATGAAGGCATTGAAGACCCCTCGTTGTTTTCCAAAGCCCAATCGCATGGCGCGGTTTTATTAACCACTGATCGGGACTTTTTTCATACGGTCCCTCATTTGTTCAGCTCCCATGCCGGGGTCGTGGTCATCGCCCTTCGGCAGCCAAACCGAAACGCAATCTTGTCCCGGCTTCAGTGGTTGCTCGAACGCGTGGACGAGAGCGCATTTGAGAATCGTTGCTTTCAGCTCCGTGATCGGACGTGGGTTACTTTTCCCCCTCTGGCCTGA
- a CDS encoding DUF433 domain-containing protein produces MNPRLQISPAVCHGKPVIRGTRVLVSTILGAMSGGDSLETILEDYPSITAEDVAAALEFASRLSDYQISEYEAVA; encoded by the coding sequence ATGAATCCCCGCCTCCAGATCAGCCCCGCGGTGTGTCACGGCAAGCCGGTGATCCGGGGTACCCGGGTGCTGGTCTCCACCATCCTCGGAGCCATGAGCGGGGGCGACTCGCTTGAGACCATCCTGGAGGACTATCCATCGATCACGGCAGAAGACGTGGCAGCGGCGCTGGAGTTTGCCAGTCGGCTTTCTGATTATCAGATCTCCGAATACGAGGCCGTCGCATGA
- a CDS encoding GNAT family N-acetyltransferase — MCVSFLRECFADWRLRWSTRTTAESRAIRRFAQDVRYRIYRQEDEAACVGIYRALESGFPSGGEPEFLERLRQSDRCIVVAERQGSVIGMGGISMESENVAMLWYGLVLPEHQGKGIGTTLALLRLCSLPSDEFNVFIYTLAKPRTFYRRLGFSICSEWGDEHGQQHPIANLHLGGFRRDFVLDILRSRGVIFKGPLIPCMKDSSAIGPIAGEDGSTRAPVVTPGEESTA, encoded by the coding sequence ATGTGCGTATCTTTTCTCCGCGAATGCTTCGCTGACTGGCGCTTGCGATGGTCCACCCGGACCACCGCCGAGAGCCGGGCCATCCGCAGGTTCGCGCAGGACGTGCGCTACCGGATCTACCGGCAGGAAGATGAGGCCGCATGCGTGGGGATCTACCGCGCCCTGGAGTCGGGATTTCCCAGCGGGGGAGAGCCGGAATTTCTGGAGAGATTGCGACAGTCGGACCGGTGCATCGTCGTTGCGGAGCGACAGGGCAGCGTCATCGGGATGGGTGGCATATCGATGGAGAGCGAGAATGTCGCCATGCTCTGGTATGGCCTCGTCCTGCCGGAGCATCAGGGCAAGGGCATCGGCACCACGCTCGCGCTGCTCCGCCTGTGCTCGCTGCCGTCCGACGAATTCAACGTCTTCATTTACACGTTGGCGAAACCCCGGACCTTTTACCGTCGGCTCGGCTTCAGCATCTGCTCCGAATGGGGAGACGAACATGGACAGCAACACCCCATCGCGAACCTCCATCTGGGCGGCTTCCGCCGGGACTTCGTCCTCGATATCCTGCGCTCGCGGGGTGTCATCTTCAAAGGCCCGCTGATCCCGTGCATGAAGGACAGCAGCGCCATCGGCCCGATCGCCGGAGAAGATGGGAGCACTCGCGCCCCCGTGGTCACGCCGGGCGAGGAATCGACGGCTTGA
- a CDS encoding GreA/GreB family elongation factor, with the protein MKPFRFFDAAEYARLDHLSKSSDTHPRLTPAQRQGLAALLKEGTTITDARELARCVALGDRVKLTSPHDADDWYELELVLPADADVDADRIPLFTPVGIALLGRRTGEMIAWETPVGTREMSITSVVKLVAAGA; encoded by the coding sequence ATGAAACCGTTCCGTTTTTTCGACGCGGCTGAGTACGCCCGTCTCGACCATCTCTCGAAGTCATCCGACACCCATCCCCGCCTGACACCGGCCCAACGTCAGGGCCTCGCCGCCCTGCTGAAGGAAGGCACCACCATCACCGACGCCCGTGAACTCGCCCGGTGCGTGGCACTCGGCGACCGCGTGAAACTGACGTCCCCACATGATGCGGACGACTGGTATGAACTTGAGCTCGTGCTCCCTGCGGACGCCGATGTCGATGCCGACCGCATCCCGCTTTTCACCCCCGTGGGCATCGCCCTGCTGGGTCGCCGCACCGGTGAAATGATCGCGTGGGAAACTCCCGTCGGCACGCGAGAGATGAGCATCACCTCCGTGGTGAAGCTCGTCGCCGCGGGAGCGTGA